From the Oncorhynchus keta strain PuntledgeMale-10-30-2019 chromosome 13, Oket_V2, whole genome shotgun sequence genome, the window AGAATAGCCCAATTGACAAGTAACTCCTTTGCTGTAATGATCTCCCCTGAACACTGAATATTTTAACCTTACAAATAGAAACTTTTTAGTAGGCTACCTCGCCCACCTTAATCATTTTAATCCCTGGTTCATTAAATGAGTgaaattattttataaagacatAAGGATTTGGTTGTAATTAGTGATACACCAAAATTACATTTTTGGCAGATTACGATATTTTCCTTGCCCAAAAGAGATTTTTGGTGCCTTTTatgcattctagtacagttaaatagttcacacacacacagcggtctaaggaactgcatctcagtgcgagaggctgtaattgggagtcccatatggcggcacaaaattggcccagcgttgtccgggtttggccatcattgtaaataagaatttgttcttaactgacttgcctagttaaaggtcaCACACCATACGGACCAAAAAAGTTATATTGTCGGCATTtacatatgtccccattaccagtaaaacataatcaaaacctatttctctcacctacttgctgtgctgtttcgtaaagttgtttcattctcaaccaggatttctatggaatgccattttgggtctttgcgtgtcataAAAGATACGTGTCAAATAACACTTTTTGACCagtcaggacctgaatatgaccaTCACATTTAACACATTCATACTTTTTAAaaacgtagttattacacattgattactcTACCACTCTcttatttcatatgtcacaacgattcatcgatacgtaACTTACctacagtgctagctagctgatgGATGcaaacatagcaaaacgacatctgtttcagtagcgtTTGTTAGCTAACCATctagctaggtgtcatctaaaataaccctaatttataagaccgttcttatttgattaatggggGTCGGACCCATctttgtgaagctagccacaatagtggactttgcagttagccttcaaaataaaagtatgacattgacagtgatgcaaatgaatagtAGAATAATGCTATTATTGAATAGATCATGCGAAACGAGGTTGGAATGTTGGAATAAAATCAACAAAATACCATTTTGTTAATTTGACAAATCtgaaatcacactggatgtattagactttagaattgcattggaGGCATACTTATTTCCCTGTACAGCCTTACCCCATGTAAtttgatccacaatccataggtatCAGTCTACTAATTGATACCCAGAGAACATTAGCGTCGTAGCTCTTATTGTGGGACTCAAACTACtgtgaattgagccacatttattgtcacaacctatgtgtattgaacactattccaGAGGAAAAACATGAAGTGTGTGCCTTACTCAAGGCACAACGGCAGGAGATATATAATACAAAAAATTCAGTCCCAAAAGTCAGGCCCTTGTCAGTGTGTGTACCAGGTGTGAAGATTTGAAATGTGTGGTGTTTCTGATGGCCAGTGCACTAGGTGTAAAGATGTTAAATGTGTGGTGTTTCTGATGGCCAGTGCACTAGGTGTAAAGATGTTAAATGTGTGGTGtttcagatggtcagtgtgtaTCAGGTGTATCCCCACTCCTGCTTCCTTTATCTGGGCAGCATCCTGGTGGATGAGTACGGCATGGAGGAAGGCTGCAGACAAGGTCTACTAGACATGCTACAGGTAGGACAAACACACCACTTTCATAGGTACTTGTAGTTCACTGGAGTGGCAGTGGAACTCTGGTTTGTTCTATTGGTTTGGAAACTGACCTTGTCCCTTCTCGCTCCCCGTAGGCTCTGTGTATGCCCACCTTCCAGCTTTTGGAGCAGCCCAACGGTCTCCGTAACCACCCAGACACAGTAGATGACCTCTTCAGACTCGCCACCAGGTATGATCAACTGGAACACAGTTCAAGCAGTTGCTCCTCTCCCTTGAAATAATAAGTTCACTTTTAAATGTAAACTCGATGGGCTTTGTCTGAGGGGCAAGAATGAAAAATAACCATTGCTGGGGACCTGACACAGGCATACTTGTTTTACAGCAGCATTTAGGTTATAAAGAAGATTCTCTCTTGCTTCTTCTCTCTGCAGGTTTGTCCAGCGTAGTCCCGTCACCCTGCTCAGCAGTGGCATCATTGTCCACATCATCCAGTGTGCTATCGCGGCCACCACACTGGACCACCGGGACGCCAACTGCAGTGTCATGAAGTTCGTCAGAGACCTCATCCACACGGGCGTCAGCAACGACGTGAGTCAGCCCCAACAAAGTCAAATCTATTTCAACAGTCAATGTTTGTTTGTCTCTGTTGCAGACTGCGCAGaatcactgatctacaaataCATTTATATCCCAAATTATTCTTTGTCATCAAGATGAGCAAATCTGTGCCTCGCCTTGCTCAAACTGACCCCCTCAAGCATGGGGATTCACTGTCTGACGATCAACCAAAAGTCTCCTCTGAATAACAACAATATGCCAGTCAGATTGTCACGTGTTTTTTTCCCCTTTTTTTTCTTTGTTGCAGCACGAGGATGACTTTGAGCTGCGGAAGCAGCTAATAGGCCAGGCCATGGGGCAGCACGGGCAGCAGTTGGTCACCCAGCTCATGCACACATGCTGCTTCTGCCTGCCACCTTACACACTCCCCGATGTGGCTGAGGTGCTCTGGGAGATCATGGTGTTCGACAGGCCGGTGAGTCACATGTATATTGACACGCTCTTAGCTCTACCACTCCTGACAGTACTTGTATAATACATATGCAGTTGAAAGTAGATGTACACATACACAGTCTTCGACAGGTGCTCGCTGTCATACCACAAGAGGGCGCTAAGTGAACATCTTTCAACAGGGACCACAATTCATATTTACACGCACTTCCAATGACATGGGCATGACAGCACTTTTCCTTGTGAGAAAGTGTTGTTGTACTACCATTGCATTGCCTCCTGATGTGTGTTTGATGTTTAACGTTGCAGATATGTTTTCTAGACGTTCTGCCGCTGGCTGGAGAACGCGCTGAAGGGGCTTCCTAAGGAGACGTCAGGCGGGGCGGTGACCGTCACACACAAACAGCTCACAGACTTCCACAAGCAGGTCACCAGGTGAGCATATCACAGCCACGCCCCTTCCATGCTTCTCAAGTGGAATCTGGTGCATTCTTTTCTGCCAGAAATGATCTAACTAGCCACGTGTTCTTATAGGTTCAGGAGTTATGTCAGGGGAAACTTTGCATCTTCCCACTGGAAAACAGCTAGCTGTTTATGTTCTGACTCTGGGAAGAGCTCATGTGTCACTAGGCATGCTCAAACAAGCTGCTCCTGCAGCAGTGGAACGCTGGAAAACCGGAGTAGGGAAACCTCATTGATTCCCTGCCACACGTTCAGGCTCGCCTAGAAGCATCCCTTCCCCAGTTTTCCAGCGCTCTACCCTCCCTCACATGCGGTCTCTCTGAGGGAATGGGAGCTTCAGAAAGATGACCGCTAGATAGCAATTCTCAGGGAGCACCTTGAGTTCAGTTGGAGTCTTGTGAGAGACCCTGCATGCTCGACGTGGGTTAATTTCAGATTCATTTAAAGTGACCTTGAATAAATGACGAGCTTGAATGTGTTGAATTACCTATTTCATTTGAAATAACCTTCACCATGTAAATGCACCACATTAATAACGTTGCCCTTTTCTcgctcttcccctctttctccagtGCGGAGGAGTGTAAGCAGGTGTGCTGGGCTATCCGGGAGTTCACCAGATTGTTCCGATAGCCACGCCCAAAGAGCTCTGCCAGAACACCAGGTTAGGCATCAACACAGAAACCTAAACAGCCCCCGCACTGGGGTCTGCAGACTCATCTCACCCCATGTCTTTTAGATGGTTCCAAAAAAACATCTGATCGTATTTAGGTTGGCAAGTGTCAGTAACATCTCCGTTGATTTCTTGTCATTTAAATGTTTTTCTTCCTCAGGTTAAATATTTTGGTCGAACATTCAGAGGTGACGGCAAAGAGGCTGAAGACCGCAGCAGACGAGAATCTAAAGGGATCTCCTACTGGACAGATGGGCGGGACTTGGCACTGTGGAAAGCCAATCAAGACGCATCGCAAGGATTGGAGTGACAGGGTGAACCCGCAAATGAAATGCGCCTTTGGCTGTGTGAGAAGACGCCCCCCCCCTTCCGATCCCTCTCGCTCCCCTGCCTCACTGTCACCACAGTAACAGGTGGCACGAGGGttgaaagggggcggggcagggggGCATGTCCGAGGAGGGAGAATTCACCGACTCAAAGAAATGGGATTAGTTCTGCGTCAGTTGGATTTCTACAGGATCCGTCTTCAAAAAGAACAAGTGAAGGgaagggggggaaaaaaacaaaggATGTGCCTGGTTGCTAATCATAATGCATCAAAAAAAGACTTGTACGTTTTTAAATTGAGAAATGATTTATTTTCATGGATGTGTCTTTAGAACTTTAACATGGTCTTGCTGTCGGTGCCATATAGAAAAATAAATAGCAAACCCACGAGGCCCTTCACAAAATGGTCACCACTGCTTTGTGGAGGCATTTAGGAAATGGTTGAAGGGAATGCTGGGAGATTTGGCGTCACCTTTGACCTTTTTAAACATGTTGGCTGGAGTTTTACTGTTCTCTATTACCAGGGAAGGAGAGTTGTGACAGGTCGAGTGGGACTCTGGCAaatagtatatatattttttttgttcttCCACCTCTGGCATCGTCCATTCTTGGAGGTAGACGCCGTCGGCGTTGTAGCCATGTTGTGAACAACAATAAAACAACCGTGAGGAACAAATTTgctgttgtctgtatcatgtttTAGAGTTTAGATGTTTGTTCATACCAGATCCCTCGCCCCCTAAAAATAACAAGTTGGTCAAGGTTAGAGGTTGACAGactaatcggaatggccgatttcaagttttcataatcggAAATCGTTTTTTTTTGGACACGGATTTGGCcgaatttgatttttttttttaaaaaccttttatttaactaggcaagtccggtaagaacacattcttattctcaatgactgcctaggaacggtgggttaactgccttgttcaggggcagaacgacagagttttactttgtcagctcagtgattcaatcatccaacgctctaaccacctgcctctcattgcactcctcgaggagcctgcctgttacgtgaatgcagtaagaagccaaggtaagttgctagctagcattaaacgtatcttatataaaaaaaaaaacaatcaaccactagttaactacacatggttgatattacaagtttatctagcgtgtcctgcgttgcatataatcgaaaaaggactgtcgttgctccgatgtgtacctaaccataaacatcaatgtctttCTTAAACTCaagtatatttttaaacctgcatatttagttaatattgcctgctaacatgaatttattttaacttggtaaattgtgtcacttctcttgcaacagtCGGGGTACacgcagcagtttgggccgcctggctcgttgcgaaagGCTTTATTcgtaacaaagacagccaacttcgccaaacggggatgatttaacaagcgcatttgcgaaaaaagcacaatcgttgcacgactgtacctaaccataaacatcaatacctttttaaaaatgaatacacaagtatatatttttaaacctgcatatttagctaaaagaaatccaggttagcaggcaatattaataaccaggtgaaattgtcacttctgttgcgttcattgcacgcagagtcagggtatatgcaacagtttgggctgcttGGCTCGTTGAACTAATTTGCCTGAATATTACGTAAcgttgaaggttgtacaatgtaacagcaatatttagacttagggatgccacccgtttgataaaaacggttccgtatttcactgaaataaacaTTTTCAAAATGATTCCGGATTCAACcataatgaccaaaggctcgtatttatgtgttgttataattaagtctatgatttgatagtgGTCTAACTGAGCGGTgttaggcagcagcaggctcgtaagcattcattcaaacagcactttcgtgcatttgccagcagctcttcactgtgcttcaagcctatcaactcctgagattaggctggtgtaacggatgtgaaatggctagctagttagcagggtgcgtGCTAATAGCTTTTCAAAAGTCACTTGCtcagacttggagtagttgttccccttgcagaGCGATGCTTCGGGGGTGGATGTCTGTGTTCCTGggtcgagcccaggtaggggcgaggagagggacggaagctatactgttacactggcaatactaaagtgcctataagcacatccaatagtcaaaggtatatgaaataaatggtatagagggaaatagtcctataaatactacattaactacaacctaaaacctcttaccttggaatatttaAGTCTCAAGttgcaaggaacttaaacgttagcttttttacatggcacatattgcacttttactttcctCAACACTTTGCATTATTTGAGGCATtatattcagtattgttgtaatggTCTATTACAAATAAAATCATTGGTATCGGCGTTAATCATAATCGGTCAAGGTGTTCTTTGTTGCAGAGCCACTAGTCTctcagacaaaacacacacacattgatattATGCATTGAGTGCCATATGTGTTTTCTACTTAGATGCTGACATGCATTTGTCTGGACATTAAGTAGCTTACTGTGTAGCTGCAACTCGGTGGAAATATATCCAGAGACACTTCCACACAACAGCCCCTTGAGCCCATTCACTCATCAAATTTCCAGTGAATGTGTGTAGAACTCCATAGAAGGGTGGTGAGTGACAGCTGAGGGTAATTTGCTGACCGGTTCACCCTCACTGCCAAGTACATGTTTGGATCACGCCCACAATGTACGACCCGGTCTCTGTGTTCAAGTCAAACAGGTTCCCTTCCAGCTGTTAACTGAATAAAGGTAAGCGTTTCTCAATGTTCTAGAATTGCCTATGGAATCTGAGGGTGATGAGTCTGTGTGAAGCGACAGTACCAGTGGATACTGCATCCTTGCCTTGACTTAAACACCCTCTGACAGTTGACTCAAGTACAAAATGGTCTGTTTTGGTCAAGAAATAAATTACCACTTTGCTGATTAATGTATTCATAAAAAATTACAATACTTTTCACATTGTGTGTGTCACATTTTTGGCATCAGAGAGAGCCAGTTACAGTGTTGCAAAAGGAAAATGGATAGAAATTAGTGACAGTTAAGTCATATCTGCCacaactatatattttttttttaaatactgcaGTGGTAATTATTGTAATTCAAAAAAATAATTTAAGAGACTAAACACATTGAGGATACAGCAGTCTGGATTTTGATGATGTGGTTCTGCCCAAGATCCAGTTAAGACACAGGGCTCTAGGCTGGATGGTATTGAGGGAGGCTCAAAGTTGAAAGAAGGCTAATATTCCAACACACAAAACATTAATGGCAGTTGATTAAGGTTACTTATCCAGGACAGGCCCTGTTTAAGACCCAGAAAGAGGCCCCTGACTCAGGGTCCCAGGCCATGCTGACTCTGGAGAAGCCTCTGGAGTTCCTTGAACTGTTCCACCGTCTGATCCTTCAGGTCTGGGTTGGAGATCTGCAGCCGGATGCTGTCTGTGGACCAGGACAGGTCTCCGGAAAACATCTCTGTTAGGATCCGCGCCACCACAGGGACCACCTAGACATGGAGGGTCCCTGTTATGTCATGTGTGTGTACTGGATCTGTCAAGGGTATGGGGTCAATTCGTTCGGCTCACCTGCACAACGATGAGCTTCTTCTCCTTGGGTTTCCGTTGATCTGGCCAGTCCTCCCCAAAGCAGAAGTAGAGCTCAAACGGTGGTGGGGTGGGAGTTTCACCCTTCTGGAACAAGATGAGCCCTGTTGTTGGTATGTGTGTGCATGAGAGGGAGGAATAAAGGTTATCTCCTGTAATATCTGTTCTACAGCTAATCCATTTGGATGCCTGGTCTGTGCAACAATAGCAGTACAAGCAATAAGTACTATTCAAGAGCTTACTCACAGAAAGGGCATGTGACTGAAATATTCAGGGATCAATTGAAACTCAGACAGCCTCAAGTTAACTGAAAAATCATGGCAATGGAGTCCAGCATTGTCATCTGACAGGATAATTTGGTGTTATGTGATTATTGAATCTCAATCGAAAAATAGGGTGTTTTGAGGGATCAGATGGGGATTCAAACACTATGAAACTTGTGCCGAAGATGACAAATACCCAGCAATAAAATGGATTGACCGACTCACCGTGCAGGAAGTTATTGAGGCTGAACACTTTgtacttcctctccctctccatagggTTGGGTGGCCCCTGCTCGTCAACACCCGGCCCAGACCAATACACCTTGCACTGACACAACCTGATAGCGTATATATCCTGCTCCCAGATCTCCAGGATCAGGCCTCGGTCCATCACATCCAGCAGGTGCTCTGTGTAGAACCGCTGCTTCTCGTTCTGGATGTCGGCCGAGCCAGGGAAGAGAACTTGGTTGAGGTTGACAGGGCCGAACAGGTCCACCTGCTCCGGGGTGGGCTCCAGGTGGCCGTAGTACAGCCGGCAGCCTTGGTGGTTACTCACCGTCAGGGAGCCCATCTTGCGACCCCGGTACTGGAACTTCATGTCTAGGTCAGTCACTGAAACCAGAGTCAAATAATGTAGTGTTAGAATGATTGTGGGCACTTCAAAAAGTCAAAATTGAATAAAGCTCTTTCTAATCATGCCCAATAGTATTCTGATACCAAGTTGTCATAAGACTGAATAGGGGTTAGAATCAATGAATAACACATAATCGCTTTAGCCATTAAAAAGGACCTGTCTTACCATCCCCCACACTTTCAGACAGCTGCCGGTGTGTTCCATTTGATGGGTGTGACAGGCAGGTATTCCAGACTGCTACACTAATGCCCGATAATCCATCGAATGAGTCAATTTAAGTGAATGAATTGTAATACCAAATAAAGTTGAACACCCTGTTTTTATGGTAGGGGAATTGCAATGAATGATTTTTTTGGATAAGATGCAAGGAACTATTGCAGAAGTCCCTGACTGCGAAAGTAAAGCCATTGTACATAAAGCAGTATTCTTCTCAACACAGCATGGACCTATAGGTTCTATTCCACTCACATGGCAGGCTGTTCAGCAGGTCATATTTGTAGGGTGGCACCGCCTGCCCTTCTTCCTGGTTCTGGACTCCTGACATGGCCTCCATGGGGTCGGCACCTGGGTTAGGGTCAACCGGAGCCACAGATGCAGCAGAAGGAACCATGGGGGATATCTCGGTGACCACAGGAGGCTGCATgctccctccacccatccccaGGCTGTCGGAGGGTCCTACGGGTCCAGGGTGCACAAAGACCCCATGTTCCAACTTCACCACCAATGGAACGTCGGCAGAAGACTCCGGGGGAGCCATGGTTGGCTGAGGGAGATGCGCTGCCATGGTAATGCTCCCGTTGGGATTGGAGTACATAGGGGTGTGGTGGGGGGTGCCATATCTGTCATTGAGAGCGGAGCTGAAGGGAAAGTCTATCCTATGTGCAGTAGGGAATGTCTGAAAACTGTGTGGGTCACTAATTCTGGGGtctgggagagacaggagaacacacacacacacataagacgTAGCATAATGTCAATAGTGGCACATTTCAAACGGTTAACCTTTCAAGCGATTTCTGCCCAATTCACCCATGGCTCAGTAGCAAAGGTGTATTGACAGTATACACTTACCAATGGAGAGTCCAACAATATTCGGCATCTGAAAAAGACAAGATTTAATGTTTGTGTAAAAAAGCTGATATATGGGTATTGTTCTCAGATTGTTTTGAGATAACACATTGTTCTGAAATAATGGAAAAGTGATTGTCTACACCttacctcctcctcatcttcatcaACTGTGTCTGAAACCAAATCAAAAAGGAATATGCCATCAACATGGGGGATAAAATCTCATTAGTTTCACAAAACATTCATATCTTGAGGTTAGACAAGTTCAACAAAGTTATTCTAAAATAACTAATTTAAATTTGAAGACAGACAATCAGATAAGACTTGCAAAGCTGCCAATGAGCCTGCATGCGTACACACACTCTTACCTCCATTGCAGGGCTGGTCACAGACCTCGTAGATCTTGTAGGGCTGGACGGGTGTCTCCTTGGTGCCGTCATATTTCAGTTTGAACTCCCGGCTCTTGTTGAGGGCACAGCGCAGGTTGGCCTTCCACTTGGCTGGGTCAGGCTCATCCAGACCCTCCTGGTACTTCCCTGTCTCCAGAGCCCAGGCctgggggaagagaggggtaggCAAGGAGGAGAATGAGGTTACATTTTAATGAATGGGAGAAGGGGTCACATCTGGATGGAATCAAATGGGTGAgggttaaattaaattaaaatcaaATTCATCCCCATCAAATTCATCCCCAAGGGGCAATTATTAAGGGTAGCAGTGCTAATTGAAGTGCCCTGGAACAAATGATGAATAAACTATTTAATTTCGGCATTATGTGCCTGTAAAAAGTTGCCCACTGCCGAG encodes:
- the LOC118392283 gene encoding interferon regulatory factor 5-like isoform X2; protein product: MSAQPRRIRLKPWLLAQVNSGRYPGLQWLSPDHRIFQIPWRHATRHLPTSEEENTIFKAWALETGKYQEGLDEPDPAKWKANLRCALNKSREFKLKYDGTKETPVQPYKIYEVCDQPCNGDTVDEDEEEMPNIVGLSIDPRISDPHSFQTFPTAHRIDFPFSSALNDRYGTPHHTPMYSNPNGSITMAAHLPQPTMAPPESSADVPLVVKLEHGVFVHPGPVGPSDSLGMGGGSMQPPVVTEISPMVPSAASVAPVDPNPGADPMEAMSGVQNQEEGQAVPPYKYDLLNSLPLTDLDMKFQYRGRKMGSLTNEKQRFYTEHLLDVMDRGLILEIWEQDIYAIRLCQCKVYWSGPGVDEQGPPNPMERERKYKVFSLNNFLHGLILFQKGETPTPPPFELYFCFGEDWPDQRKPKEKKLIVVQVVPVVARILTEMFSGDLSWSTDSIRLQISNPDLKDQTVEQFKELQRLLQSQHGLGP
- the LOC118392283 gene encoding interferon regulatory factor 6-like isoform X1, which produces MSAQPRRIRLKPWLLAQVNSGRYPGLQWLSPDHRIFQIPWRHATRHLPTSEEENTIFKAWALETGKYQEGLDEPDPAKWKANLRCALNKSREFKLKYDGTKETPVQPYKIYEVCDQPCNGDTVDEDEEEMPNIVGLSIDPRISDPHSFQTFPTAHRIDFPFSSALNDRYGTPHHTPMYSNPNGSITMAAHLPQPTMAPPESSADVPLVVKLEHGVFVHPGPVGPSDSLGMGGGSMQPPVVTEISPMVPSAASVAPVDPNPGADPMEAMSGVQNQEEGQAVPPYKYDLLNSLPLTDLDMKFQYRGRKMGSLTVSNHQGCRLYYGHLEPTPEQVDLFGPVNLNQVLFPGSADIQNEKQRFYTEHLLDVMDRGLILEIWEQDIYAIRLCQCKVYWSGPGVDEQGPPNPMERERKYKVFSLNNFLHGLILFQKGETPTPPPFELYFCFGEDWPDQRKPKEKKLIVVQVVPVVARILTEMFSGDLSWSTDSIRLQISNPDLKDQTVEQFKELQRLLQSQHGLGP